TGCTCATCGGATCATGATACGGTAGAGATCGACAGTCGCACTTCCGACGCCATCGCCCTGGCAGTCCGTTTTGGATGCCCGATTTATACCTACGAGAATATACTGGAAACCGCGGGTATTGTAATGGACGAAAAAGGAGAACCCAAACCAACAAAGGAAGAAGCCGTGGGTGGTACAACCAGTGAACCTTCAAGAGACGATCTGAAAACCCTTACTCTTGAAGAGCTCAATGCCATGCTGAACGAGGTACTGGAAAATGAAGATTATATCCGCGCCATTGCGATACGGGATGAGATCAACAGCCGGACTCAAAAATAGCCAGCCCTTTATCATCTAATACTCCGCCACGTGGTATTCTTTTCCAACTGTAAGATAAATCTGGGGTTGCATATAACAGCCAAACGTGCTGACGGGTTTCATGACCTGGAGACCGTTTTTTATCCTCTTCCGCTTTATGATGTGCTGGAGCTGATGCCCTCCGACAAAACTGAGCTGCTGCTGTACGGACTCCCCGTCCCCGGCAATAAGGAACAAAACGTGGTATGGAAAGCCTGGCACCTGCTAAAACAGGAGCTTCCGCAATTGCCTCCGGTTTGCTTTCACCTCTTAAAAAACATCCCGGCGGGCGCCGGCCTGGGAGCCGGAAGTGCCAACGGAGCCACGGCTTTGACCGCATTGAACCGTTTCTTTGATCTTCAATTGTCGCAAAAACAATTATTAAAATACGCCTTGCACCTGGGCAGTGACTGTCCGTTTTTTGTGCTTAACACGCCCAGTTACGCCACGGGCCGTGGTGAAGAACTGCACCCCCTTTTATTGAATCTCGCTGAATATCACCTCGTGGTTGTAAACCCGGGCATTCACATCAGCACCCCCTGGGCTTTCAGTCGTATCAACCCGGCACCCCCCGTGCGCTCCCTTGAAGCGCTGCCCGACCTGCCTCCATCAGCGTGGGAGCAGCTGGTCTTTAATGACTTTGAACCGCTGGTATTTGAAGCATACCCGGAAGTGGGTGCAATCAAAACCCGGTTGCTGAACATGGGCGCAGTCTTTGCCGCCATGACGGGCACCGGAAGCACCGTGTTTGGTTTGTTTAAGGAGCATCCGGATGTACCAGCGTTCCCGGATAATTATTTTGTCAAATGCATTTCCCTGGGTGAACCATTACTGCATTAGGAACGGGCAAAGATTCTTCAGGTATGCGCTCCGAATCAATAGCAGCGCCTTCACCGCTACATTTTATACTTGACACTGATATTTGCCATTTGCTATTTGAAATTTGTTTTTTAATTACTCCCCCTTACCATCTCACATTTCCACATTCCCAAATTTTCAAATTTCTAATTCAAATTTTCCGTATCTTGCAACCATGCTTATAGCAGGTATCCGCCAACTTCCGTTTTTGCGACAGCATCTTGATCTGTTGAACCACTGACATCCGTCAGGGTATACCGCCGGCTCAGTTCCGGCAATCCTTACGTTTTCTGATCCTCATTTTTTTATTTCTAATTTCTAATTTTTCTGTTTATGTCTGCAATTGCCCAAAATACAGGTAGTTATTTTATGGACCTGGAGGAAGTTTATGGCGCTCATAATTATCATCCCATTCCCGTGGTATTATCTAAAGGAAAAGGCGTTTTTGTATGGGATGTGGATGATAACCGGTATTATGATTTTCTAAGCGGTTATTCCGCCGTAAACCAGGGGCACTGCCATCCCCGCATTGTTGCTGCGTTTGTAGAACAGGCACAGCGGTTAACCCTTACAAGTCGCGCGTTCTACAATGACAAGCTGGGAGATTTTGAAAAATACATTACCACGCTGCTGGGTTATAATAAGGTGCTGCCCATGAACACCGGCGTTGAAGCGGTGGAAACGGGTATCAAGCTTTGCAGGAAATGGGCTTACGAAGTAAAAGGTATCCCTGAAAACGAAGCGGTGATCATTGTTTGCGAGCAGAACTTCCACGGAAGAACCACAACTGTAATTTCTTTTAGCAGTGATCCTTCATCAAAGAAAAATTTCGGCCCCTTTACGGATGGTTTTCTAAAAATCCCCTATAATGATCTGCCTTCATTGGCCGACGCGCTTAAGCAAAAAAACATTGCAGGTTTCCTGGTAGAACCCATACAAGGGGAGGCTGGTGTAATTGTACCGGACGAGGGTTACCTGTCTACTGCCAAACAGCTTTGCGAAGAAGCCGGTGTATTATTTATTGCCGATGAAATACAAACCGGCCTCTGCCGCACCGGGCATCTGCTGGCCTGCGATGCGGAGCAGGTAAAACCTGACATTGTGTTACTGGGTAAGGCCTTGAGCGGTGGCATGATGCCGGTGAGTGCGGTATTGGCCAATGACGAAATCATGTTAACCATTAAGCCCGGGGAACATGGTTCCACCTACGGTGGCAACCCGCTGGCGGCGGTTACTGCCATTGCTTCCTTACAGGTATTGATTGACGAAGATATGGCGGGCAATGCCCTTGAACTGGGTGCTTTTTTCCGCAAACAGCTCCAGGACCTTTCTTCACCCCATATACGCACCGTAAGAGGTAAAGGGCTGTTAAACGCTATTGAGATCAACGCAGAAGATCCGGAGGCAGCCTGGAAGCTTTGCCTGGAAATGAAAAAAAACGGGCTGCTCGCAAAACCTACACATGGAGATAAGATCCGGTTTGCGCCTCCTCTTTGCATTACAAAAGCACAGCTGGAAGACGCTGTTGAAATCATTCGCCTTTCCTTAAACAGTCTCAATGCCTAAAATCCCCACTCATTACTTTTCTTCACTGCTGATCGGCATCATTGATGGGATCATTATTCCGCTTACCGTGTTTTGTTTTCTTACGGGCCTGGGATACCCCTCTTCCGAAGCCTGGCTCTATACCGCGTATACGGCTCTGGCAACCGCTTTTTTGATGGCCGCCGGCGGCTTTTTTACCCGCCGGGAGGAGCTGTCGCATACGCATGATAAGCGGATCCTGAAGGTTTATAGAGGGCTGGATGTAGCAGATCATATCAAGGAAGACCTTATCAAAGATGCGCAACGGGAAAGTGATGAATGGAAAAGGGAATGGCATCAGAAAGCTGCTCCCGAAGAACCCCTGGCTCCTTTTAGCTACGCATTATCCATTTTTACGGGCTGTATTGCCGGCGGACTTCTGGTGCTCTTCAACGCACAACGGCAGCTTTTACCGGCCTATACCTTTTTCGTGGTTCCGGCAGTAGTATTAATTGTAACCGGGTTCCTGAAATACCGGTTATTCGGCCGGCCGGTTTGGGGAGGAATTGTTTTAACGGCGGGAGGAGGTGTTATTGCGGCTGTGGGGGCCTATTGGATTGGAACACTTATTTGATTTGAAATAGCAAAAATCAAATAACAAATAGCAAATTTTAAATGCTGTAGCGAAGATCCGGTTTATAGACTTTAGACAACAGATATCAGATGATTGACATTTAACGTCTGAAGCCAGAAAGCACCCCAGGCATGCACACGATTCACCCTGGAGCTTTAAAAATTGAACGTTACCCCCTAAACCACATCAAGCATCAAAACGGATCTCAACATGAACCGTTAAACCTGGCACCATTCTAATCCTCCTGCGCCCCATCCTCTTTTAATTCCATCTTTGGAAACAGGATGGTCAGCATCAGGATCACGGCCGCCAGCAATACCAGGTAAAGGCCAACCTGCCGTTCGGGACAATCGCCCGCTTCGCAACGACCAAAAAGAATAAAGTTCCGGATGGCCCAGGCCAGGTTTAACACGCCAAACAGGAGGTTCAGCCGCTTGGCCCAGATCCGGGCAATAAATGTGAGCAAAAGAATCACCGCCGTCAATATAAAATGGTTATACGCCGGGCTTCCGTACCGGGTACCGGTGGTATCTACCCCGGATAAAACCAGGCCCATTGACTGGATCTTTGACCAGGGCATAAAACATGCAATCGCGAGAATAATTGCAGCCAGTAGTGCGAGCCATTGAGAGCGACTAAAAATTTTCATCCTGCAAATAAAGAACAATCAGTTCT
The sequence above is a segment of the Niabella agricola genome. Coding sequences within it:
- a CDS encoding VIT1/CCC1 transporter family protein, producing the protein MPKIPTHYFSSLLIGIIDGIIIPLTVFCFLTGLGYPSSEAWLYTAYTALATAFLMAAGGFFTRREELSHTHDKRILKVYRGLDVADHIKEDLIKDAQRESDEWKREWHQKAAPEEPLAPFSYALSIFTGCIAGGLLVLFNAQRQLLPAYTFFVVPAVVLIVTGFLKYRLFGRPVWGGIVLTAGGGVIAAVGAYWIGTLI
- the rocD gene encoding ornithine--oxo-acid transaminase: MSAIAQNTGSYFMDLEEVYGAHNYHPIPVVLSKGKGVFVWDVDDNRYYDFLSGYSAVNQGHCHPRIVAAFVEQAQRLTLTSRAFYNDKLGDFEKYITTLLGYNKVLPMNTGVEAVETGIKLCRKWAYEVKGIPENEAVIIVCEQNFHGRTTTVISFSSDPSSKKNFGPFTDGFLKIPYNDLPSLADALKQKNIAGFLVEPIQGEAGVIVPDEGYLSTAKQLCEEAGVLFIADEIQTGLCRTGHLLACDAEQVKPDIVLLGKALSGGMMPVSAVLANDEIMLTIKPGEHGSTYGGNPLAAVTAIASLQVLIDEDMAGNALELGAFFRKQLQDLSSPHIRTVRGKGLLNAIEINAEDPEAAWKLCLEMKKNGLLAKPTHGDKIRFAPPLCITKAQLEDAVEIIRLSLNSLNA
- a CDS encoding bifunctional nuclease family protein, which encodes MKKIELEIVALSHSITQTHSYAVVLGEVNGLRRLPIVIGGFEAQAIAVALEKMNPSRPLTHDLMKNFLVAFNIDLHEIIISDLQEGIFFSKLICSSDHDTVEIDSRTSDAIALAVRFGCPIYTYENILETAGIVMDEKGEPKPTKEEAVGGTTSEPSRDDLKTLTLEELNAMLNEVLENEDYIRAIAIRDEINSRTQK
- the ispE gene encoding 4-(cytidine 5'-diphospho)-2-C-methyl-D-erythritol kinase, with translation MVFFSNCKINLGLHITAKRADGFHDLETVFYPLPLYDVLELMPSDKTELLLYGLPVPGNKEQNVVWKAWHLLKQELPQLPPVCFHLLKNIPAGAGLGAGSANGATALTALNRFFDLQLSQKQLLKYALHLGSDCPFFVLNTPSYATGRGEELHPLLLNLAEYHLVVVNPGIHISTPWAFSRINPAPPVRSLEALPDLPPSAWEQLVFNDFEPLVFEAYPEVGAIKTRLLNMGAVFAAMTGTGSTVFGLFKEHPDVPAFPDNYFVKCISLGEPLLH